The Anabaena sp. PCC 7108 region CTTTTGGTAGCAATACTGCGAGTTAAACCAAAGTCAATTAAAACCGCTTCTTGTTTATTTTGTCGCAAGAGAATGTTTTGAGGTTTAATATCGCGGTGTAACTGTGCTTTATCATGAATATATTCTAAAGCTCTACCTATTTGATCTATATATAAAAGTGCTTCTGATTCTGATAATTGTCCCTTATTCTGAGCATATTGAAATAAAGTTTCCCCATCAATATATTCCATCACCACACCAAAAAGTTGACCTTCTTGGATGACTTCATAGACTTTGAGAATATGCGGATAGTCAAAACCTTTAATTGTCAAGGCTTCGTTAATAAACTTAACCTGTTGTTCTGCAAAGTCCTCCCTGATTTGCATGGTTGAGTTCAGGGTTTTGATAGCGTATAATTTACCCGTGCTGGGTTCTAAAGCTTTGTAGGTGATACCAAAACCACCACTACCCAAGGCTTTACCTTGAATGATAAATCTACCGTTATTGATTTGTTGCCCTGGTTGCCAAATGATCATACCTTTGATAGTAGATATTGCGGAAATTAATTTAATATCTTGTAAAAATTATATCATTACAGCAATCCTATCCGATTTTCTCAAGTCCCAGACTTTTTAAAGAAGTTGTGTATTTTTTAGTCTGAAAATCGAGCCTTCTTTCTTGATATAATAAATAACCAGAACAGAATAGGAGATAAGAATGTACGACAGCGATAAACGTAAACTATTATCAGCCTTGTGTCACGGAGCTATTTTTTTCAGCACCACAATGGTATCTGTTGGTTTACCTATAGCTATATTATTTGTATCCGATGATCCTGTCGTTAAAGAAAATGCGAAAGAATCTATCAATTTCCATTTTAACGTTTGGTTTTATGGTGCAATTCTGGGAGCTTTATTTTTTCTAACTGGTTGGTTGGTTTTACCGCTAATCGTTTTGTTACCAATCGCAGGTTTAGGATATATCATCCACTGGGGACTAACAATCTGGGCGCTAATTGGTGTCTTTAGCAATCCTAATCGACCTTGCCATTATCCGTTCATTTTTCGAGTTTTTTAGAATAAGATTAGGTAGTTTGATTAATCCAAACCTTGGATTTAACAATTCGTCCAAAGTAATTGAATAAATTTTTAAGATTGTTTTTTGTAAATTTGTCCTAAGCAAATGTCAACCAGGCTGTAAAATACAAAATTGCCCCACAGGTTGATCAACAGTAGGGCAAAGACAGTTAAGCACTGTTTCTATTGTGTCTCAAAAAAGCAGGATAAAACCTGTCTTTTGTGACGCTTTCTTTTATGTCCATTGTGGTTTTTTCTTGATAAGAATTTATGTTTCCTACACATCGTCCCCGTCGTTTACGTACTCATCCTCAATTGCGTCGCATGGTACGCGAAACGGTTTTAACAACCAATGATTTGATTTATCCTTTGTTTGCTGTTCCCGGTGAAAGTGTTGCTAAAGAAGTTAAATCTATGCCTGGTGTCTACCAACTTTCGGTAGATAAAATTGTCGAAGAAGCAAAGGAAGTTTATGACTTAGGAATTCCCGCAATTATTTTATTTGGAATTCCAGCAGATAAAGACATAGATGCTACTGGTGCTTGGCATGATTGTGGTATTGTGCAAAAAGCAGCAACCGCAGTTAAAGAAGCAGTTCCTGATTTAATTGTTATGGCTGATACTTGTTTGTGTGAATATACAAGTCATGGTCATTGTGGTTATTTACAAACTGGTGATTTAACCGGAAGAGTTTTAAATGATCCAACTTTGGAATTATTGAAAAAAACCGCAGTTTCTCAAGCAAAAGCCGGTGCTGATATTATTGCACCTTCGGGAATGATGGATGGTTTTGTCCAAGCAATTCGTGAGGGTTTGGATGAAGCAGGATTTGAAGATATCCCGATTATGTCTTATGCTGCTAAATATGCTTCGGCTTATTATGGACCGTTTAGAGATGCAGCAGATTCTACACCGCAATTTGGTGATAGACGAACTTACCAAATGGACCCAGGTAATGCTCGTGAAGCGATAAAAGAAATTGAGTTGGATATTGCTGAAGGCGCTGATATGCTGATGGTGAAGCCAGCTTTGGCATATATGGATATTATCTGGCGCGTGAAGGAAGCTACTAATTTACCCGTTGCTGCTTACAATGTTTCTGGTGAGTATGCGATGGTGAAAGCTGCGGCTTTAAATGGTTGGATTGATGAACAGCGCGTTGTTATGGAAACTTTGACTGGTTTTAAACGGGCTGGTGCTGATTTGATTTTGACTTACCACGCTAAAGATGCGGCTCGGTGGTTGTAATTTAAGATATTATCTCACGCTCCAGACGCAGAGGCGCAAAGATGATTTTAAGTGTTTTGGGCGTGAGATTTTTTGTATTTTGATACTGTTTTTGCTTGTTTTGGGGCAAAAAATAGGCTAAAATTTTGGCAGTTTTTTTAAAAAAATAAATGATTTAACTAACTTTGATAAGTTTAGAAGAAGAATTTTACAAAAGAAGGGAACAGGGAACAGGGAACAAATAAAAAACTTTAGTTCTGAGTTTAAAGCTCAGTCAAAAAAAAGGATGTTTTTACTAATTTATCATATTTAGTCTGGAAGAGCCATGAAAATTACTCATCCATCTCTTTTAATGTTGCTAGTGCTGAAGGAGATAAACGACTGAGATAGCGAAAAATCCAATATTTAAATATAGTGTTTAAAATCACAGGAAATGTAGCTATAAATAGAAATATTCCACTTCTACTTGCTGGTAAACCCAAATGTTCTGCTAATCCTTCTAAAAGAATTTCCCACCCATGAGGTGAGTGGAAACCAACAAATATATCTGTAAATAAAATAATTAAAAATGCTTTAGCGCTATCACTTAAACCATAGATAATTTCATCTATTAAATATTTTAGAAAAACAATATCTTTTTTACTTAAAACAATAACAATAGCAAAAGCAACCAGTGAAACTAAATCAGCAAAAACATTACTGATAGCACCACTACTTTTATAACTAAATTCTGCTGCTATTTCCAGAGCTTTACTTTTAAGCTTCGTTTCAATTTGTTCTGGTGTGAGTTTAGGTGCTTGACGGAGAAGACTTTCAAATTTTAACTCTTTTTCAAAAGTCTTCAATTTTGCTAAAGCTTCCTCTTCCATTTCTGAATTTATAAAAATCTGTGTTTTATTTTCGACTTTAAAACTTTCAATTAGAGGAGTAAATAACAAAGATTTAGAAAAATGTTGAGTGAGTAGGGGTACTATTATTAATAGTAATAAAAATTTAATTGCCCTCCTCGTTTTATTTCTAGAAATTCGGTATTTTTTGACAAATTCTTCTTCTGCATTAGGAGCGAAATCCCTAGTAATTTTTGCAAGTGTTATACCAATTGATCTAGGAATTGCGCCTGTTTTTTGAGTTGCTGTTACAGAACCAAAAACATTTTTAGCTGGTGAATTTAATGATTTTTGTGCTTCACTAGGATTAATTGGCAGATTTTCAACAATTGATTCATATTGCGGAGTATACCTATCTATTATTTCATCAATAAATTTGAGCTTTTCTAATATACTAGAATCTGAAGTATTGATAAATGTACTTCCTAAATTAAATTCTGCTAACCTGATTTTGATGATGGTTAAATTCCTATTGAGATTTCCCTGCCAATAAGACATCACATTTTCTGTATAATTAGTTAATTCAGGAGAAATTTTTTGTCCATTAAATTGTTCTATTTCCATATTTTGGATAGCTTGAGCAGCTTCATAGGCATCTAAAATAGCTCTTTCTGGAGTATTGATAAACCATTGATTAAATAAATGCCAATATTCTGTAAATTTTCGGCGGATTAACTCAGTATTTTTAGCAAAAAAGGATAATTTCATGACAGATACTGTAAGGGTTAAATTTTATTTAACTGAATACCAAAAATTGAGGGTATGGTGATAAATTCCCATACTACGGAATAATCGTGTTATGGCAACAGACAGGGCGGTTAGGACACCAACTGATGATAAAACCTAGACACCAAAAGACTTTTTATACTGTCACCTGCTATACAAGCTATGAATCAGGAGATTTTGCTCAAGCCGGATGGCGTAATATCGAATTAAGATGAAATGAAACTGCATAGAATTAGGTTTCCAGAATAAGCAATTGCAGATGTACATAAATAAACATAGATGAGGTAGTTTGATGATTCTATGCAAATTCAGATGAACTTAGTATAAATGGATATCTGAGAAGTCATAAACTTTATTGCCATACCCCTCTGGTAAACCTCTCTTCACTTGTCATTTTTAGGATAACAGACAACTAGAGTTCGGTAATCTCACACCAATCATCTATTATAGAGGGCATATAGGCACACCGCTTCCAAAACTAATCAACGGATAGGGAAAGTTGTCATGAAGAGCAAAAACCCAATAGTCTTAGCTTTAGCTTTGAAAAGCGTGATTTTATGTTCACCCTTGCTGCTATCCACTGGCTTTATCAGTGGACAATCTGCTCTATCTGCACCAACTTCTCCGGTATTATCAAATCAGGAACGGGAAGAATTAACGCGACTGCGAGCAGAAACCAGAATTCAAAAGCAAGTACGTTCGGATTTGGATCGTGCTTTTACTCGCACAAACACTTTATTGAATGTTTGGTTAACTATCTTAAGTCTAGTTCCTGTGGCGTTGATTGCTGTCTTGTGGCTGTTACGTCGAGCAGCTATTCGGGAAATTGTTGATAGAGCAATGCAACAAATACAAGGAATAGAACAGTTACAAACTCAGCTAACTACTGTCAAGCAACAAGCAGAAAATATTATTGAAGAGGCTAATATTATAAATCAAGAATTAGTGCAAGAAGTTAAAGTTCTGAAACAAAAAATTAAAGCTGGTGAAGACAATTTAACTATTTTATTATCTGATTTACCTCAATCGAAACAAGAATTTTTATCAGTATTAGAAAGCGAAATAAACACGGTTCAGGAACATATAAAGGTTTTACAAGCTACATTAAATATTCACCTAGATGAATTTAATTCATTTGCTCAACTCCAAAGGAACATAATAACTGAAAATTTGCGTAAATTAGAATCTGATTTAGCTGATAAATTAGCAGAGTTTCAAGTAAGTGCTGAACAAGAAAAAGATGCAGTTATTAGTAATCTAGAAGCAACTCGTGCTGATTGTATATCTCAAATCCGAGGTCTATATTCAGAAACTGAACAGCATAAAGATTATACTCTTGCAAGTTTAACAAAATTACAATCAGAGTTTGCGATTCAATTATCTCAATTTCAGTTAGAGGCTGAAACTGAGAAAGATAAAATGATAGCACATTTAGGAAAATCAAATAATTTATTAAAATTACAGGTTTCTGAATTACAAAGTGATGCTCAAACTCAAAAAGATACAATGTTAGAGAGTTTAGCTAAGTTAAAAATTGAATTTACCAATCAACTTTTAGAATTACAAGTAGACGCTCAACAATATCAACAGCAAGTAATTGCCAATTTAGAAGAATCAGGTGGTGAATTGACTTCGCAATTTTCAGAATTACAAAGCGATATTCAACAACGAAAAAATCTAAGTTTTAAGAAATTAGAGAACTTAGAAAAAGAATTTATTAATCAACTTTCAGAATTAAAATTATATGCTCAACAGCAGCAAAATTCTCAGTTACAAGAATTAATAGAAATTCCATCTACATCTATTCTCGAACCAGAAAAAGTTCCCGAAGCACCTCAACCAAAAGTTGCTGTTGATGATGATATTAAAGAAGCAGATATTCTTTTTTCTGAAAAACGCTATGCAGATGCATTTGCTATTTATGAAAAAGTAGTAAAAG contains the following coding sequences:
- a CDS encoding proton extrusion protein PcxA; the protein is MKLSFFAKNTELIRRKFTEYWHLFNQWFINTPERAILDAYEAAQAIQNMEIEQFNGQKISPELTNYTENVMSYWQGNLNRNLTIIKIRLAEFNLGSTFINTSDSSILEKLKFIDEIIDRYTPQYESIVENLPINPSEAQKSLNSPAKNVFGSVTATQKTGAIPRSIGITLAKITRDFAPNAEEEFVKKYRISRNKTRRAIKFLLLLIIVPLLTQHFSKSLLFTPLIESFKVENKTQIFINSEMEEEALAKLKTFEKELKFESLLRQAPKLTPEQIETKLKSKALEIAAEFSYKSSGAISNVFADLVSLVAFAIVIVLSKKDIVFLKYLIDEIIYGLSDSAKAFLIILFTDIFVGFHSPHGWEILLEGLAEHLGLPASRSGIFLFIATFPVILNTIFKYWIFRYLSRLSPSALATLKEMDE
- a CDS encoding tetratricopeptide repeat protein, whose protein sequence is MKSKNPIVLALALKSVILCSPLLLSTGFISGQSALSAPTSPVLSNQEREELTRLRAETRIQKQVRSDLDRAFTRTNTLLNVWLTILSLVPVALIAVLWLLRRAAIREIVDRAMQQIQGIEQLQTQLTTVKQQAENIIEEANIINQELVQEVKVLKQKIKAGEDNLTILLSDLPQSKQEFLSVLESEINTVQEHIKVLQATLNIHLDEFNSFAQLQRNIITENLRKLESDLADKLAEFQVSAEQEKDAVISNLEATRADCISQIRGLYSETEQHKDYTLASLTKLQSEFAIQLSQFQLEAETEKDKMIAHLGKSNNLLKLQVSELQSDAQTQKDTMLESLAKLKIEFTNQLLELQVDAQQYQQQVIANLEESGGELTSQFSELQSDIQQRKNLSFKKLENLEKEFINQLSELKLYAQQQQNSQLQELIEIPSTSILEPEKVPEAPQPKVAVDDDIKEADILFSEKRYADAFAIYEKVVKVKNNDPEIWLKHGIILGRLNRYKEAIFSYNQAIKIKPDYHQAWCDIGVACGNLSKHQEAFKCFDKAIQIKPDDGVAWLNRGLSLVELERYEDAIVSFDQALKFQPNSPKIWDKRGYTLVMLGEDEEAIINFDKALEIKSDYASAYYNKAACYALQREIELALENLQKAIQLNPLFREDAASDIDFDDIKKEPKFQELIRELI
- a CDS encoding DUF4870 domain-containing protein — encoded protein: MYDSDKRKLLSALCHGAIFFSTTMVSVGLPIAILFVSDDPVVKENAKESINFHFNVWFYGAILGALFFLTGWLVLPLIVLLPIAGLGYIIHWGLTIWALIGVFSNPNRPCHYPFIFRVF
- the hemB gene encoding porphobilinogen synthase, yielding MFPTHRPRRLRTHPQLRRMVRETVLTTNDLIYPLFAVPGESVAKEVKSMPGVYQLSVDKIVEEAKEVYDLGIPAIILFGIPADKDIDATGAWHDCGIVQKAATAVKEAVPDLIVMADTCLCEYTSHGHCGYLQTGDLTGRVLNDPTLELLKKTAVSQAKAGADIIAPSGMMDGFVQAIREGLDEAGFEDIPIMSYAAKYASAYYGPFRDAADSTPQFGDRRTYQMDPGNAREAIKEIELDIAEGADMLMVKPALAYMDIIWRVKEATNLPVAAYNVSGEYAMVKAAALNGWIDEQRVVMETLTGFKRAGADLILTYHAKDAARWL